The Streptomyces sp. NBC_01275 genome has a segment encoding these proteins:
- a CDS encoding Na+/H+ antiporter: MDQLALLFVLLLGAVVSVPVGDRFGLPAPVLMTLLGIVLAVLDFVPNVEIPPELILPLLLPPLLYAAVRRTSWRQFTANKRPIFLLAVALVFVTTVCVAAVAHAVVPGLPVAAAVALGALVAPPDPVAATAVAGQLGLPRRLVSILEGEGLFNDVTAIVLYHVAIAAAVSGTFSPWRAGLDLVLSAVVALAVGVVLGWGANRLLDFLGDTTLQIGLTLLVPYAAYVLAEELHGSGVLAVLTCALFLAEYATDPDDVLTRLAGHAFWDIVDTLVTGVAFGLIGLELHNAIRTASGRWGEMLGWAAIIVAVVIVVRLVWLLPATWLTKKLHARRDSEDEDIPVSWRETLVMWWSGMRGVASVALALAIPLETDEGSAFPDRDEIVFIAFGVIMVTLVVQGLTLPWLVKRLGVRADTEGEKTFERELALRAAKAAKGRLREIEAAEELPEELSEQLLRRAFEIGVRISPEMGEEERREGHEHRVRRLKRLRRIQGEMMSAARHEVLAARGEAGANPEVVDRVLRQLDVRSLR; encoded by the coding sequence GTGGATCAGTTGGCCCTGTTGTTCGTCCTGTTGCTCGGGGCCGTGGTGAGCGTCCCGGTCGGGGACCGGTTCGGGCTGCCCGCGCCGGTGCTCATGACGTTGCTCGGGATCGTGCTCGCGGTGCTCGACTTCGTGCCCAACGTGGAGATCCCGCCCGAGCTGATCCTGCCCCTGCTGCTGCCGCCCCTGCTGTACGCGGCCGTGCGGCGGACCTCATGGCGGCAGTTCACGGCCAACAAACGGCCGATCTTCCTGCTCGCCGTGGCGCTGGTGTTCGTCACGACCGTGTGCGTGGCCGCCGTCGCCCACGCGGTCGTGCCCGGGCTGCCGGTCGCCGCGGCCGTCGCGCTCGGGGCGCTCGTCGCGCCGCCCGACCCCGTCGCCGCGACCGCCGTGGCCGGACAGCTCGGGCTGCCCCGCCGGCTGGTGTCCATCCTGGAGGGCGAGGGACTGTTCAACGACGTGACGGCCATCGTGCTGTACCACGTAGCCATCGCCGCGGCCGTGAGCGGGACGTTCTCGCCGTGGCGGGCCGGGCTCGACCTGGTGCTGTCCGCGGTGGTCGCGTTGGCCGTGGGCGTCGTCCTCGGATGGGGCGCGAACCGGCTGCTGGACTTCCTCGGGGACACGACGCTGCAGATCGGGCTCACCCTGCTGGTGCCGTACGCGGCGTACGTGCTGGCCGAGGAGCTGCACGGCTCGGGCGTGCTCGCCGTCCTCACCTGCGCGCTGTTCCTCGCGGAGTACGCGACCGACCCCGACGACGTGCTGACCCGGCTCGCCGGGCACGCGTTCTGGGACATCGTCGACACGCTGGTCACAGGGGTGGCCTTCGGGCTCATCGGCCTCGAGCTGCACAACGCGATCCGTACGGCGTCCGGGCGGTGGGGCGAGATGCTCGGCTGGGCGGCGATCATCGTGGCCGTGGTGATCGTCGTACGGCTGGTGTGGCTGTTGCCGGCGACCTGGCTGACGAAGAAGCTGCACGCGCGGCGGGACTCGGAGGACGAGGACATCCCGGTGAGCTGGCGGGAGACCCTGGTGATGTGGTGGTCGGGGATGCGGGGCGTGGCGTCGGTGGCGTTGGCGCTGGCGATTCCGCTGGAGACGGACGAGGGGAGCGCGTTTCCGGACCGGGACGAGATCGTGTTCATCGCGTTCGGCGTGATCATGGTGACGCTCGTGGTGCAGGGGCTGACGCTGCCATGGCTGGTGAAGCGGCTCGGGGTGCGGGCCGACACGGAGGGCGAGAAGACGTTCGAACGGGAGCTCGCGCTGCGGGCGGCGAAGGCGGCGAAGGGGCGGCTGCGGGAGATCGAGGCGGCGGAGGAGCTCCCGGAGGAGCTGTCCGAGCAGCTGCTGCGTCGGGCCTTCGAGATCGGGGTGCGGATCAGTCCCGAGATGGGGGAGGAGGAGCGGCGGGAGGGGCATGAGCATCGGGTGCGGAGGCTGAAGCGGCTGCGGCGGATCCAGGGCGAGATGATGAGCGCGGCGCGGCACGAGGTGCTGGCGGCGCGGGGCGAGGCGGGGGCGAATCCCGAGGTGGTGGACCGGGTGCTGCGACAGCTGGACGTGCGCAG
- a CDS encoding GNAT family N-acetyltransferase, whose protein sequence is MSEDARTSDDARTSGTRAYTVRVAGDPADLEACFAVRKEVFVGEQGVPEDLEYDAYDTVAVHVLAVREDGSALGAGRLLYGEAAAAKTDGDLSVGSLGRLAVKKEARGLGVGVALVRALEEAARARGLAAVDLHAQTQALGFYERLGYAAYGPEFPDAGIAHRAMRRSL, encoded by the coding sequence GTGAGCGAAGACGCACGGACGAGCGACGACGCACGGACGAGCGGCACGCGCGCGTACACGGTCCGCGTCGCCGGCGACCCCGCCGACCTGGAGGCGTGCTTCGCGGTGCGCAAGGAGGTCTTCGTCGGCGAGCAGGGCGTCCCCGAGGACCTGGAGTACGACGCCTACGACACCGTGGCCGTGCATGTCCTGGCGGTCCGGGAGGACGGGTCGGCGCTCGGGGCCGGGCGGCTGCTGTACGGCGAGGCGGCCGCGGCGAAGACCGACGGAGACCTGTCGGTGGGCTCGCTGGGGCGGCTGGCGGTGAAGAAGGAGGCGCGCGGGCTCGGCGTCGGGGTCGCGCTCGTGCGGGCCCTCGAGGAGGCGGCACGCGCGCGTGGCCTCGCGGCCGTGGACCTGCACGCGCAGACGCAGGCGCTGGGGTTCTACGAGCGGCTGGGGTACGCGGCGTACGGGCCGGAGTTCCCGGACGCGGGGATCGCGCACAGGGCGATGCGGCGCTCGCTCTAG